In a genomic window of Sarcophilus harrisii chromosome 4, mSarHar1.11, whole genome shotgun sequence:
- the ICAM2 gene encoding intercellular adhesion molecule 2, producing the protein MLLFSTWVLMAFFTLLSSSVAGEELFEVSVWPEWPVVEAGKALWINCSTNCTYPTKGGIETRNINTTMQQEEAHWKVFHLSNISQNTNIFCYFICSNTQKKKSVNIIVYRPPLQVTLSLQPAWVIVGENFTLTCHVPNVVPLENLTVTLLQGTEKLHRQTFVTESKALQDAWLTFNVTARREDSRSNFSCHAELDLRPHSEQLFSASSEPKMLEIFEPSWNNQMLIIIIITILLLLVFVISVCLCFAYGQHWRQQRTGGYGVLAAWRNYRIR; encoded by the exons ATGTTGCTTTTCAGTACCTGGGTTCTGATGGCTTTCTTCACCCTGCTCTCCTCTTCAG TAGCAGGAGAGGAACTATTTGAGGTGAGTGTGTGGCCAGAGTGGCCTGTGGTTGAGGCTGGCAAGGCCCTGTGGATCAACTGTAGCACCAATTGTACGTACCCTACTAAAGGAGGCATTGAGACCCGTAACATAAATACGACCATGCAGCAAGAAGAGGCTCACTGGAAGGtgtttcatttatcaaatatctcCCAGAATACCAACATTTTTTGTTACTTCATATGCTCGAATACCCAAAAGAAGAAATCTGTCAACATCATCGTATACC GGCCACCATTGCAGGTGACATTGAGCCTACAGCCTGCTTGGGTGATTGTGGGTGAGAATTTCACCTTGACATGCCATGTGCCTAATGTGGTCCCGCTGGAGAACCTCACTGTCACTCTGCTCCAGGGCACGGAAAAACTACACCGCCAGACCTTTGTGACCGAGTCTAAGGCTTTGCAGGATGCCTGGCTCACTTTCAACGTCACTGCTAGAAGGGAAGATAGTAGGAGTAACTTCTCTTGCCATGCGGAACTGGATCTCAGGCCACATAGCGAGCAGTTATTCTCTGCCAGTTCAGAGCCCAAGATGCTTGAGATATTTG aaCCCTCCTGGAACAATCAGATgctcatcattatcatcattacaatTCTGCTGCTGCTGGTTTTTGTGATCTCAGTCTGCCTGTGTTTTGCTTATGGGCAACACTGGCGTCAACAGCGAACAGGAGGATACGGGGTACTTGCTGCCTGGAGAAACTACAGAATCAGATGA